The following proteins are co-located in the Urocitellus parryii isolate mUroPar1 chromosome 15, mUroPar1.hap1, whole genome shotgun sequence genome:
- the Cdh5 gene encoding cadherin-5 isoform X2 has product MQRLTMLVAALGAYLGLLVTAAVAGSNPTQPDTPGMLPIHQRQKRAWIWNQMHIEEEKNSSLPHHVGKIKSSVNRKNTKYVLQGDSAGKVFRVDAETGDVYAFERLDREKVPEYQLTALIVDKETNKNLEPPSSFTIKVHDVNDNWPVFMHRLFNASVPEMSAVGTSVTRVTAEDADDPTVSDHATITYQVLKGEEYFAIDNSGLIFTTTKNLDREKQARYEIVVEARDAQGLHGESGTATVLITLQDVNDNFPIFTQTKYTFTVPEDIRVGSPLGFLSVHDPDEPQNRMTKYSIVQGEYRDTFTIETDPTRNEGIIKPMKPLDYELIRQYVFTIEATDPTINLRYLSGISGSNKARVIINITDVDEPPVFQQHFYHFQLRENQKKPLIGSVMAVDPDEARRSIGYAIRRTSDKGQFFRITKQGHIFNEKEVDRETYPWYNLTVEAKELDSSGKESIVQVHIEVLDENDNAPMFAQPYEPKVCENVAAGKLVVQISAIDKDITPRNVKFKYALSTEDSNFTLTDNHDNTANVTVKYGQFDRERAKMHYLPILISDNGNPSLTSTNMLSITVCKCNEWGEFTFCEEAAAQMGVSIQALVAIFLCILTITVITLLIFLRRRLRKQARAHGKSVPEIHEQLVTYDEEGGGEMDTTSYDVSVLNSVRHGGTKPPRPALDAQPAVYTQVQKPPRLAPGGHGGPGEMATMIEVKKDEADQDGGGPPYDTLHIYGYEGSESIAESLSSLGTDSSDSDIDYDFLNDWGPRFKMLAELYGSDPREQLVY; this is encoded by the exons GAACCAGATGCACATTGAGGAAGAGAAAAACTCCTCATTGCCCCACCATGTGGGCAAG ATCAAATCTAGCGTGAATCGCAAGAACACCAAGTATGTGCTCCAAGGAGACTCCGCTGGCAAGGTCTTCCGGGTCGATGCAGAGACAGGGGACGTGTATGCTTTTGAGAGACTGGACCGGGAGAAAGTCCCCGAATACCAGCTCACTGCCCTCATTGTAGACAAGGAAACCAACAAAAACCTGGAACCTCCTTCCAGCTTCACTATCAAAGTTCATGATGTAAATGACAACTGGCCTGTGTTCATGCACCGGTTGTTCAACGCATCTGTGCCTGAGATGTCAGCTGTGG GAACCTCAGTCACGCGTGTGACGGCAGAGGATGCAGATGACCCCACGGTGTCAGACCATGCCACCATCACGTACCAAGTCCTGAAGGGGGAAGAGTATTTTGCCATCGATAATTCTG GACTCATTTTCACCACAACCAAAAACTTGGACCGAGAGAAGCAGGCCAGGTACGAGATCGTGGTAGAGGCCCGAGATGCCCAGGGCCTCCATGGAGAATCAGGCACAGCCACTGTGCTAATCACTCTGCAAGACGTCAATGACAACTTCCCCATCTTCACGCAGA CCAAGTACACCTTTACGGTGCCTGAAGACATCCGTGTGGGCAGCCCTCTGGGCTTTCTGTCTGTTCATGACCCAGACGAGCCTCAGAACAGGATGACCAAGTACAGCATCGTGCAGGGCGAATACAGGGACACCTTCACCATCGAGACGGATCCCACCCGCAACGAGGGCATCATCAAACCCATGAAG CCCCTGGACTATGAACTCATCCGGCAGTACGTGTTCACCATCGAGGCCACGGACCCCACCATCAACCTCCGATACCTGAGTGGCATCTCGGGCAGCAACAAAGCCCGCGTCATCATCAACATCACAGATGTGGACGAGCCTCCCGTCTTCCAGCAACACTTCTACCACTTCCAGCTGCGGGAAAACCAGAAGAAACCTCTGATTGGCTCCGTCATGGCTGTAGATCCCGATGAGGCCCGGCGCAGCATTGG ATACGCCATCCGCAGGACCAGTGACAAAGGCCAATTCTTCCGCATAACCAAACAGGGGCACATTTTCAATGAGAAAGAAGTAGACAGAGAAACCTACCCCTGGTATAACCTGACTGTGGAGGCCAAAGAACTGGATTCTAGTG GTAAAGAATCCATCGTGCAGGTCCACATTGAAGTTTTAGATGAGAATGACAACGCTCCGATGTTCGCCCAGCCCTATGAGCCCAAAGTGTGTGAGAATGTGGCCGCCGGCAAG CTGGTTGTGCAGATCTCTGCAATAGACAAGGACATAACTCCACGGAACGTCAAGTTCAAATACGCCCTGAGTACTGAGGACAGCAACTTCACCCTCACGGATAATCATG ATAACACAGCCAATGTCACAGTCAAGTATGGGCAGTTTGACCGGGAACGTGCCAAGATGCATTACCTGCCCATACTTATCTCGGACAATGGGAACCCGAGCCTGACCAGCACCAACATGCTGTCCATAACCGTGTGCAAGTGCAACGAGTGGGGAGAGTTCACCTTCTGTGAGGAGGCGGCCGCCCAGATGGGCGTCAGCATCCAGGCGCTGGTAGCCATCTTCCTCTGCATCCTCACCATCACAG TGATCACCCTGCTCATCTTCCTGCGGAGGCGGCTCCGGAAGCAGGCCCGTGCTCACGGTAAGAGCGTGCCAGAGATCCACGAGCAGCTGGTCACTTACGACGAAGAGGGCGGCGGCGAGATGGACACCACCAGCTATGACGTGTCAGTGCTGAACTCGGTGCGCCACGGCGGGACCAAGCCCCCACGGCCCGCGCTGGACGCCCAGCCGGCCGTCTACACCCAGGTGCAGAAGCCACCGCGGCTGGCTCCCGGGGGACACGGCGGGCCCGGGGAGATGGCCACCATGATCGAGGTGAAGAAGGACGAGGCGGACCAGGATGGCGGCGGGCCCCCCTACGACACGCTGCACATCTATGGCTATGAGGGCTCCGAGTCCATCGCCGAGTCGCTCAGCTCCCTGGGCACTGATTCCTCTGACTCAGATATTGATTACGACTTCCTCAATGACTGGGGTCCCAGATTCAAGATGCTGGCGGAGCTCTACGGCTCCGACCCCCGCGAGCAGCTGGTGTATTAG
- the Cdh5 gene encoding cadherin-5 isoform X1 — translation MQRLTMLVAALGAYLGLLVTAAVAGSNPTQPDTPGMLPIHQRQKRAWIWNQMHIEEEKNSSLPHHVGKIKSSVNRKNTKYVLQGDSAGKVFRVDAETGDVYAFERLDREKVPEYQLTALIVDKETNKNLEPPSSFTIKVHDVNDNWPVFMHRLFNASVPEMSAVGTSVTRVTAEDADDPTVSDHATITYQVLKGEEYFAIDNSGLIFTTTKNLDREKQARYEIVVEARDAQGLHGESGTATVLITLQDVNDNFPIFTQTKYTFTVPEDIRVGSPLGFLSVHDPDEPQNRMTKYSIVQGEYRDTFTIETDPTRNEGIIKPMKPLDYELIRQYVFTIEATDPTINLRYLSGISGSNKARVIINITDVDEPPVFQQHFYHFQLRENQKKPLIGSVMAVDPDEARRSIGYAIRRTSDKGQFFRITKQGHIFNEKEVDRETYPWYNLTVEAKELDSSGVPTGKESIVQVHIEVLDENDNAPMFAQPYEPKVCENVAAGKLVVQISAIDKDITPRNVKFKYALSTEDSNFTLTDNHDNTANVTVKYGQFDRERAKMHYLPILISDNGNPSLTSTNMLSITVCKCNEWGEFTFCEEAAAQMGVSIQALVAIFLCILTITVITLLIFLRRRLRKQARAHGKSVPEIHEQLVTYDEEGGGEMDTTSYDVSVLNSVRHGGTKPPRPALDAQPAVYTQVQKPPRLAPGGHGGPGEMATMIEVKKDEADQDGGGPPYDTLHIYGYEGSESIAESLSSLGTDSSDSDIDYDFLNDWGPRFKMLAELYGSDPREQLVY, via the exons GAACCAGATGCACATTGAGGAAGAGAAAAACTCCTCATTGCCCCACCATGTGGGCAAG ATCAAATCTAGCGTGAATCGCAAGAACACCAAGTATGTGCTCCAAGGAGACTCCGCTGGCAAGGTCTTCCGGGTCGATGCAGAGACAGGGGACGTGTATGCTTTTGAGAGACTGGACCGGGAGAAAGTCCCCGAATACCAGCTCACTGCCCTCATTGTAGACAAGGAAACCAACAAAAACCTGGAACCTCCTTCCAGCTTCACTATCAAAGTTCATGATGTAAATGACAACTGGCCTGTGTTCATGCACCGGTTGTTCAACGCATCTGTGCCTGAGATGTCAGCTGTGG GAACCTCAGTCACGCGTGTGACGGCAGAGGATGCAGATGACCCCACGGTGTCAGACCATGCCACCATCACGTACCAAGTCCTGAAGGGGGAAGAGTATTTTGCCATCGATAATTCTG GACTCATTTTCACCACAACCAAAAACTTGGACCGAGAGAAGCAGGCCAGGTACGAGATCGTGGTAGAGGCCCGAGATGCCCAGGGCCTCCATGGAGAATCAGGCACAGCCACTGTGCTAATCACTCTGCAAGACGTCAATGACAACTTCCCCATCTTCACGCAGA CCAAGTACACCTTTACGGTGCCTGAAGACATCCGTGTGGGCAGCCCTCTGGGCTTTCTGTCTGTTCATGACCCAGACGAGCCTCAGAACAGGATGACCAAGTACAGCATCGTGCAGGGCGAATACAGGGACACCTTCACCATCGAGACGGATCCCACCCGCAACGAGGGCATCATCAAACCCATGAAG CCCCTGGACTATGAACTCATCCGGCAGTACGTGTTCACCATCGAGGCCACGGACCCCACCATCAACCTCCGATACCTGAGTGGCATCTCGGGCAGCAACAAAGCCCGCGTCATCATCAACATCACAGATGTGGACGAGCCTCCCGTCTTCCAGCAACACTTCTACCACTTCCAGCTGCGGGAAAACCAGAAGAAACCTCTGATTGGCTCCGTCATGGCTGTAGATCCCGATGAGGCCCGGCGCAGCATTGG ATACGCCATCCGCAGGACCAGTGACAAAGGCCAATTCTTCCGCATAACCAAACAGGGGCACATTTTCAATGAGAAAGAAGTAGACAGAGAAACCTACCCCTGGTATAACCTGACTGTGGAGGCCAAAGAACTGGATTCTAGTG GGGTCCCCACAGGTAAAGAATCCATCGTGCAGGTCCACATTGAAGTTTTAGATGAGAATGACAACGCTCCGATGTTCGCCCAGCCCTATGAGCCCAAAGTGTGTGAGAATGTGGCCGCCGGCAAG CTGGTTGTGCAGATCTCTGCAATAGACAAGGACATAACTCCACGGAACGTCAAGTTCAAATACGCCCTGAGTACTGAGGACAGCAACTTCACCCTCACGGATAATCATG ATAACACAGCCAATGTCACAGTCAAGTATGGGCAGTTTGACCGGGAACGTGCCAAGATGCATTACCTGCCCATACTTATCTCGGACAATGGGAACCCGAGCCTGACCAGCACCAACATGCTGTCCATAACCGTGTGCAAGTGCAACGAGTGGGGAGAGTTCACCTTCTGTGAGGAGGCGGCCGCCCAGATGGGCGTCAGCATCCAGGCGCTGGTAGCCATCTTCCTCTGCATCCTCACCATCACAG TGATCACCCTGCTCATCTTCCTGCGGAGGCGGCTCCGGAAGCAGGCCCGTGCTCACGGTAAGAGCGTGCCAGAGATCCACGAGCAGCTGGTCACTTACGACGAAGAGGGCGGCGGCGAGATGGACACCACCAGCTATGACGTGTCAGTGCTGAACTCGGTGCGCCACGGCGGGACCAAGCCCCCACGGCCCGCGCTGGACGCCCAGCCGGCCGTCTACACCCAGGTGCAGAAGCCACCGCGGCTGGCTCCCGGGGGACACGGCGGGCCCGGGGAGATGGCCACCATGATCGAGGTGAAGAAGGACGAGGCGGACCAGGATGGCGGCGGGCCCCCCTACGACACGCTGCACATCTATGGCTATGAGGGCTCCGAGTCCATCGCCGAGTCGCTCAGCTCCCTGGGCACTGATTCCTCTGACTCAGATATTGATTACGACTTCCTCAATGACTGGGGTCCCAGATTCAAGATGCTGGCGGAGCTCTACGGCTCCGACCCCCGCGAGCAGCTGGTGTATTAG